In Immundisolibacter sp., the following proteins share a genomic window:
- a CDS encoding VOC family protein, with amino-acid sequence MSLPVTAIARVGVLTRDCRAAAAQYARFFGINDWRVADCAGRTEDGYEYAHRQAVGYANGVGFELIEPQSGVWAQALDRCGEGPSHVVIPAPDWAALTQAQAAAGLASLAEHAEHGGRRRLLDSRTALGGLGLVFADADALIPHGEPLHLPGEAILPVQKLYQVSVMVRDLEAAKARFRALLGIEAWVDIGIDSAQMPGCEYYGRPVEHTARLAIGRREGACFELVEPLSGPTVYRDALDRRGECVHHIMVSLASPQDFQRAAAELAPRGIVVGQSASIPGLMAFAYFDGGQPLAGLFVEVIQPLADNWLELMFPSPEIARIVVGD; translated from the coding sequence ATGTCGCTGCCGGTAACCGCCATCGCCCGGGTCGGCGTGCTGACACGCGACTGCCGCGCCGCCGCTGCCCAGTACGCACGCTTTTTCGGCATCAACGACTGGCGCGTCGCCGACTGCGCCGGGCGCACCGAGGACGGGTACGAGTATGCCCACCGGCAGGCGGTGGGTTACGCCAACGGCGTTGGCTTCGAGCTGATCGAGCCGCAGTCCGGGGTATGGGCGCAGGCGCTCGACCGCTGCGGCGAGGGGCCAAGCCATGTGGTGATCCCGGCCCCCGACTGGGCAGCGCTGACGCAGGCGCAGGCGGCCGCCGGTCTGGCTAGCTTGGCCGAGCACGCGGAGCATGGCGGCCGGCGCCGGCTGCTCGACAGCCGCACGGCGCTGGGCGGCCTGGGCCTGGTGTTCGCCGACGCCGACGCGCTGATCCCGCACGGCGAGCCGCTGCACCTGCCGGGCGAGGCCATCCTGCCGGTGCAAAAGCTCTATCAGGTGTCGGTGATGGTGCGCGACCTGGAGGCAGCGAAGGCGCGCTTTCGCGCGTTGCTGGGCATCGAGGCCTGGGTCGACATCGGCATCGACAGCGCGCAGATGCCCGGCTGCGAGTATTACGGCAGGCCGGTCGAACATACCGCCCGCCTGGCCATCGGTCGGCGCGAGGGCGCCTGCTTCGAATTGGTCGAGCCGCTCAGCGGCCCCACCGTCTACCGCGACGCGCTCGACCGGCGCGGCGAGTGCGTGCACCACATCATGGTCAGCCTGGCGTCGCCGCAGGACTTCCAGCGCGCGGCGGCCGAGTTGGCGCCGCGCGGCATCGTGGTCGGCCAGTCCGCCAGCATCCCGGGCCTGATGGCCTTTGCCTACTTCGACGGCGGCCAGCCGCTGGCTGGCCTGTTCGTGGAAGTGATCCAGCCATTGGCCGACAACTGGCTGGAGCTGATGTTCCCGAGTCCGGAAATTGCCCGCATCGTGGTCGGGGACTGA
- a CDS encoding ELM1/GtrOC1 family putative glycosyltransferase gives MNATFPPAPDAARPTPLIWALQAEKAGDNAQVDTLLEAVGLPVTVKRLRMRRRWHRGKPRIRAGLGHLDRAASDALEPPWPDMVVLSGRRLMNVALWLREQSRGRTRLVLVGRPHGHYEAFDLIIAAPQFRLPARANVINLELPLIVPPPAAIGEAVERWRDEFAALARPITAVLVGGPTQPFRFGPDQARALIALTLAATGGAGTLYVSTSRRTPTGVADALAAKLPAGARLFRWSAEASDNPYLALLALADRFVVTGDSASMLVEVARLGRPLAIFELPAWRGPRQLLARVLLRARALWPARLGRPQRDLTALHRVLYRLDLARPLDRGFSPPSDGAGVSAQLAEIRSRVLVLLEGSAP, from the coding sequence GTGAATGCCACGTTTCCGCCAGCGCCCGACGCGGCCCGGCCAACGCCTCTGATCTGGGCGCTGCAGGCCGAGAAGGCCGGCGACAACGCGCAGGTGGACACGCTGCTGGAGGCAGTCGGCCTGCCGGTCACGGTCAAGCGCCTGCGCATGCGCCGGCGCTGGCATCGGGGCAAGCCCAGGATCCGCGCCGGGTTGGGACACCTCGACCGGGCGGCGAGCGATGCACTGGAGCCGCCCTGGCCGGACATGGTGGTGCTCAGCGGGCGGCGTTTGATGAACGTGGCTCTTTGGCTGCGGGAACAGTCACGGGGCCGCACGCGGCTGGTACTGGTCGGGCGTCCGCATGGCCATTACGAGGCTTTCGATCTGATCATCGCCGCGCCGCAGTTTCGTCTGCCCGCGCGCGCGAACGTGATCAATCTTGAGTTGCCCTTGATCGTGCCGCCGCCGGCCGCCATCGGCGAGGCAGTTGAGCGCTGGCGCGACGAATTCGCGGCACTCGCCCGGCCGATTACCGCCGTGCTGGTCGGCGGCCCCACACAGCCGTTTCGCTTCGGTCCCGACCAGGCGCGAGCGCTGATCGCCCTCACGCTCGCTGCGACCGGTGGCGCCGGCACCCTGTACGTGAGCACCAGCCGGCGTACCCCGACTGGGGTGGCCGACGCGCTGGCGGCGAAGCTGCCGGCGGGCGCGAGGCTGTTCCGTTGGAGCGCCGAGGCGTCTGACAACCCCTACCTGGCGCTGCTGGCCCTGGCCGACCGCTTCGTGGTGACCGGTGACAGCGCCTCGATGCTGGTCGAGGTGGCGCGTCTGGGGCGGCCGCTGGCGATTTTCGAGTTGCCAGCCTGGCGAGGGCCACGGCAGCTGCTGGCGCGGGTGCTGCTGCGTGCCCGGGCGCTGTGGCCGGCCCGGCTCGGCCGCCCACAGCGCGATCTGACGGCGCTACACCGTGTCCTGTACCGGCTCGATTTGGCGCGGCCACTGGACCGGGGTTTTTCGCCGCCATCCGATGGCGCTGGCGTGTCGGCGCAGCTGGCCGAAATCCGGAGCCGTGTGCTGGTCCTGCTGGAGGGTTCTGCACCGTGA
- a CDS encoding acetate--CoA ligase family protein gives MTAVRAAHYDAATVEAFFNPKVVAVIGASPDTLWSRQLLDGLRGHGFQGRVYVVNPSRSSVLGFQSFKSLADLPEKPDIAAVLLGAKHVPGMLEQVAATGCKAAYVLAAGFEKPEQMAALRAQAEKLGLIIIGPNCNGYINAGAGLHLWTGPINRPYRHGTVALLGQSSGVLGALCCLTWDRGLGISFQISTGNQVNFALTDALNFLATNSDTRVVVTYVEQFGDYPHFVEAVQKCRANNTPVIVVAIGRSEAGRGAALGHTGAITTTGAITRAAIEAAGAIPVDTLDEALDRASVFAVTPPRSWRPVRTAGLISISGGWSALMGDYFADEGIETPPLPESVTRLLPGWVENVTFNNPFDITAQIYGFAEVYYQMADEMIKHEGFDAVSIMFGNWDGGERFYAPVATWQGRLQKPILASCIETSALKDTYRDWLDSDPMPNVQGGQALARGLAAMRDYFDKPGYLPQGWCNDEPKRWKGPAVATFPDMVKPLAAYGLNCAGHVTLLDHTGKAGEGKPSFPAVLKLESPGLPHKTEHGAVKVGIADAAACSAAVEVLAAIAEQQKLATWSIIAQPMLDLSDSLELLAGVVHDHVAGPVLTLGAGGVLAELFDKHAHALCPITPEQAEVMIDRIGVRKILNGYRGKPALDTASLVSTLVGLSQFAYEHRDSLKELDLNPVIVPPAGTPTTLIDALARFD, from the coding sequence CCGTCATCGGCGCCTCACCGGACACGCTGTGGTCGCGCCAGTTGCTCGATGGCCTGCGTGGCCATGGTTTCCAGGGACGGGTGTACGTGGTCAACCCGTCGCGCAGTTCGGTGCTGGGTTTCCAGTCCTTCAAATCACTGGCCGACCTGCCGGAAAAACCCGATATCGCCGCCGTGCTGCTGGGCGCCAAACACGTGCCGGGCATGCTGGAACAGGTCGCCGCCACCGGCTGCAAGGCCGCCTATGTGCTGGCGGCCGGCTTCGAGAAGCCCGAGCAGATGGCGGCGCTGCGGGCGCAGGCCGAGAAACTGGGCCTGATCATCATCGGCCCCAACTGCAACGGCTACATCAACGCCGGCGCCGGCCTGCACCTGTGGACCGGCCCCATCAACCGCCCCTACCGGCACGGCACGGTGGCGCTGCTGGGCCAGTCCAGCGGCGTGCTGGGCGCGCTGTGCTGCCTGACCTGGGACCGCGGTCTTGGCATCAGCTTCCAGATCTCGACCGGCAATCAGGTCAATTTCGCGCTCACCGACGCGCTCAATTTCCTGGCCACCAACTCCGACACGCGGGTGGTGGTGACCTACGTCGAGCAGTTCGGCGACTACCCGCACTTCGTTGAAGCAGTACAGAAGTGCCGGGCCAACAACACGCCGGTGATCGTGGTGGCGATCGGCCGGTCCGAAGCCGGCCGCGGCGCGGCGCTGGGCCACACCGGCGCCATCACCACCACCGGCGCGATCACGCGCGCCGCCATCGAGGCGGCCGGCGCCATTCCGGTCGACACGCTGGACGAGGCGCTCGACCGCGCCTCGGTGTTCGCCGTCACGCCGCCGCGCAGCTGGCGGCCGGTGCGCACGGCAGGTCTGATCAGCATCTCCGGCGGCTGGTCGGCGCTGATGGGTGATTATTTCGCCGACGAGGGCATCGAAACGCCGCCGCTGCCCGAGAGCGTCACCCGGCTGCTGCCCGGCTGGGTCGAGAACGTCACCTTCAACAACCCCTTCGACATCACGGCGCAGATCTACGGTTTTGCCGAGGTCTACTACCAGATGGCCGACGAGATGATCAAACACGAGGGCTTCGACGCGGTGTCGATCATGTTCGGCAACTGGGACGGCGGCGAGCGCTTCTACGCGCCGGTCGCCACCTGGCAGGGCCGACTCCAAAAGCCCATCCTGGCCAGCTGCATCGAGACCAGTGCGCTCAAGGACACCTACCGCGACTGGCTGGACAGTGATCCGATGCCCAACGTGCAGGGCGGGCAGGCACTGGCGCGCGGCCTGGCGGCCATGCGTGACTACTTCGACAAGCCCGGTTACCTGCCGCAGGGCTGGTGCAACGACGAACCCAAGCGCTGGAAGGGTCCGGCGGTGGCGACCTTCCCGGACATGGTCAAGCCGCTGGCGGCGTACGGCCTGAATTGCGCCGGACACGTGACCCTGCTCGACCACACCGGCAAGGCCGGCGAGGGCAAGCCGTCGTTCCCGGCAGTGCTCAAGCTCGAATCGCCCGGCCTGCCGCACAAGACCGAACATGGCGCGGTCAAGGTCGGCATCGCCGACGCCGCCGCCTGCTCGGCCGCGGTCGAGGTGCTGGCCGCCATCGCCGAGCAGCAGAAACTGGCCACCTGGTCGATCATCGCCCAGCCCATGCTGGACCTGTCGGACAGCCTGGAACTGCTGGCCGGCGTGGTGCACGACCACGTGGCCGGCCCGGTGCTGACGCTGGGTGCCGGTGGCGTGCTGGCCGAGCTGTTCGACAAGCACGCCCACGCGCTGTGCCCGATCACGCCCGAGCAGGCCGAAGTCATGATCGACCGCATCGGCGTGCGCAAGATCCTGAACGGCTACCGCGGCAAGCCGGCGCTGGATACGGCCTCGCTGGTCAGCACCCTGGTCGGCCTGTCGCAGTTCGCCTACGAGCACCGCGACAGCCTCAAGGAGCTGGACCTGAACCCCGTCATCGTGCCGCCGGCCGGCACGCCGACCACCCTCATCGACGCGCTTGCGCGTTTCGACTGA
- a CDS encoding thioesterase family protein: MKDSLKPGLEHTFQFTVTDAKTVPNIYPEAADFQAMPRVFATGYLVALLEWACIDAIKPHLDWPAEQSVGTHINVSHLAATPPGLTVTVQVRLDEVDGKRLKFTVSAHDGIDKIAEGTHERFVVDAEKFNARLQKKIPA, from the coding sequence ATGAAAGACAGCCTCAAACCCGGCCTGGAGCACACGTTCCAGTTCACCGTCACCGACGCCAAGACGGTGCCCAACATCTACCCCGAGGCGGCGGACTTCCAGGCCATGCCGCGGGTGTTCGCCACCGGCTACCTGGTGGCGCTGCTGGAGTGGGCCTGCATCGACGCCATCAAGCCGCACCTGGACTGGCCGGCCGAGCAGAGCGTCGGCACGCACATCAACGTGTCGCACCTGGCAGCCACCCCGCCGGGCCTGACGGTGACCGTGCAGGTGCGCCTGGACGAAGTGGACGGCAAGCGCCTGAAGTTCACCGTCAGCGCCCACGACGGCATTGACAAGATCGCCGAGGGCACGCACGAGCGCTTCGTGGTCGACGCCGAGAAGTTCAACGCCCGCTTGCAGAAAAAAATCCCGGCCTGA
- a CDS encoding TIGR00366 family protein yields the protein MALLEAFSRAGNAASGVAERYIPDAWVVCMVLTAIALALAVFGADAEPLRAVTAWGNGMWGLLQITMQFSISVFAAYACVMSRPGFWLFDRLARIPNPDKPVQAVLLLAVTTTVTGLLNWALCFVVSALLIPFVARRNPKTDIRVLCAAAFMGVGTVTNAALSGSAALIMATPDNPMMKPAAGSPIVDRLYPVTETVFAHFNLMLLALLSVISIAAICALHPRGKTPVVTLDAERLDAILPQPPSIEAERATPASWLENRRIWCYLAGGMILFTLGYNMATQGFARAWNINAYNAVFLGLALLLHGNPLSFVQAVRRGLDSAYGVVLQFPFYGGIFGLMTGTELGHWLSSLFVRFSSQEMFPLVIYVYSGIMDFFVPSAGSKWIIEAPYVIPAARELGVSVTTTLLAYMHGGSLTNLIHPYMAIPIVAITGIRFGRFAGYSFMVGVPIGIMMMIAMLFIPPNL from the coding sequence ATGGCCTTGCTGGAAGCCTTCAGCCGCGCCGGCAACGCCGCCTCGGGCGTGGCCGAGCGCTACATCCCGGACGCCTGGGTGGTGTGCATGGTGCTGACCGCCATCGCCCTCGCGCTGGCGGTGTTCGGTGCCGATGCCGAGCCGCTGCGGGCGGTCACCGCCTGGGGCAACGGCATGTGGGGACTGCTGCAGATCACCATGCAGTTCTCGATCTCGGTGTTCGCGGCCTACGCCTGCGTGATGTCGCGGCCCGGCTTCTGGCTGTTCGACCGCCTGGCGCGCATCCCCAATCCGGACAAACCGGTGCAGGCGGTGCTGCTGCTGGCGGTCACCACCACCGTGACCGGGCTGCTGAACTGGGCGCTGTGCTTCGTGGTCAGCGCGCTGCTGATCCCGTTCGTGGCGCGGCGCAATCCGAAAACCGACATCCGCGTGCTGTGCGCGGCGGCCTTCATGGGCGTCGGCACGGTGACCAACGCCGCGCTGTCCGGCTCGGCGGCGCTGATCATGGCCACGCCCGACAACCCGATGATGAAGCCCGCCGCCGGCAGCCCGATCGTCGATCGCCTGTACCCGGTCACCGAGACCGTGTTTGCCCACTTCAACCTGATGCTGCTGGCGCTGCTGTCGGTAATCAGTATCGCCGCGATCTGCGCCCTGCATCCGCGCGGCAAGACGCCGGTAGTAACGCTGGACGCCGAGCGCCTGGACGCCATCCTGCCGCAGCCGCCCAGCATCGAGGCCGAGCGCGCCACGCCCGCCAGCTGGCTGGAGAACCGGCGCATCTGGTGTTACCTGGCCGGCGGCATGATCCTGTTCACGCTCGGCTACAACATGGCCACGCAGGGCTTCGCCCGGGCCTGGAACATCAACGCCTACAACGCCGTGTTCTTAGGTCTCGCCCTGCTGCTGCACGGCAACCCGCTGTCGTTCGTGCAGGCGGTGCGCCGCGGGCTCGATTCGGCCTACGGCGTGGTGCTGCAGTTTCCGTTCTACGGCGGCATCTTCGGCCTGATGACCGGCACCGAGCTGGGACACTGGCTGAGCAGCCTGTTCGTGCGCTTCTCCAGCCAGGAAATGTTCCCGCTGGTGATCTACGTCTACTCGGGGATCATGGACTTTTTCGTGCCCTCGGCCGGCTCGAAGTGGATCATCGAGGCGCCCTACGTCATCCCGGCGGCGCGCGAACTGGGCGTTTCCGTGACCACCACGCTGCTTGCCTACATGCACGGCGGCTCGCTGACCAACCTGATCCACCCGTACATGGCCATCCCCATCGTCGCCATCACCGGTATCCGCTTCGGCCGCTTTGCCGGGTACTCGTTCATGGTCGGCGTGCCGATCGGCATCATGATGATGATTGCCATGCTGTTCATCCCGCCGAATCTTTGA